One Microbacter margulisiae genomic window carries:
- a CDS encoding 5'-nucleotidase C-terminal domain-containing protein — translation MRQAFIFLWILLLATSCSSYKVASITATHIPVDQRADGIQDQRMVALIKPYVDSAAKVANAVIGYSDETMRVERPEGLLSNFFADVMLSYSRQHYPGDSVAIAVTNIGGFRNPIYKGPITVGKIYELMPFQNELVVLYLKGNIVQQLADSIAKYGGAVAGIRFGINSQKSATHIMVQGVPLNPDKIYAVAANDYIAKGNDHFDALTQAAKSITYPISLRRLMIDYIKQQTIEGHPIHQTLDGRIYEDQ, via the coding sequence ATGAGACAGGCTTTTATTTTTTTATGGATTTTATTGCTGGCTACGTCTTGTAGTTCGTATAAAGTTGCCAGCATTACTGCAACGCATATCCCTGTTGATCAACGAGCAGATGGAATACAAGATCAACGCATGGTTGCTTTGATTAAGCCTTATGTGGATTCAGCGGCAAAAGTTGCTAATGCCGTTATTGGCTATTCCGATGAGACAATGCGGGTAGAAAGGCCTGAGGGGTTACTTTCCAATTTTTTTGCAGATGTTATGCTGTCGTATTCAAGACAGCATTATCCAGGTGATTCGGTGGCGATAGCAGTTACAAATATAGGCGGTTTCCGGAATCCAATTTATAAAGGGCCGATTACAGTTGGTAAGATTTATGAATTGATGCCTTTTCAGAATGAATTGGTTGTGCTTTATCTCAAAGGCAATATAGTTCAGCAGCTTGCTGATAGTATTGCAAAATATGGAGGTGCTGTTGCAGGTATCCGCTTTGGTATTAATTCACAAAAGAGTGCCACCCACATTATGGTTCAGGGTGTGCCACTGAATCCGGATAAAATTTATGCGGTTGCTGCAAATGATTACATAGCCAAAGGAAATGACCATTTTGATGCTTTGACGCAGGCAGCAAAATCAATCACTTATCCAATTTCTTTGCGGCGTTTAATGATTGATTATATAAAACAGCAAACCATTGAAGGTCACCCGATTCATCAAACTTTAGACGGAAGAATTTATGAAGATCAATAG
- a CDS encoding bifunctional metallophosphatase/5'-nucleotidase: MKINRFTILITGLFLLASCASQKELIVLCTNDTHSQILPNEMNRGGYARLAGIIDTVRAHHKNVILLDAGDFSQGTVFFNLFKGDVEISGMNLDCYDAGTLGNHEFDNGVDSLAKHLKKATFPIINADYDVSKTPLASIVKPYVIIKKGGLKIGIFGMGVDPRHLITTNNFTGIQFLNPIERANEISKYLKLEKKCNAVICVSHLGTDPNAEFSDWTVAKHSRYVNLITGGHSHQVINTKVTNAAGDSVQIIQDGKSGIYIGRVDMIFKR; this comes from the coding sequence ATGAAGATCAATAGATTTACTATTTTGATAACAGGATTGTTTTTGCTTGCATCTTGTGCTTCGCAAAAGGAACTTATTGTCCTGTGTACTAATGATACACATAGTCAGATTTTACCTAATGAAATGAATAGAGGGGGTTATGCACGATTGGCAGGTATTATTGATACTGTTCGGGCACACCATAAGAATGTGATTTTGCTTGATGCTGGTGATTTTTCACAAGGAACTGTATTTTTCAATTTATTCAAGGGAGATGTCGAAATTTCAGGGATGAATCTTGATTGTTATGATGCTGGTACCTTGGGGAATCACGAATTTGATAATGGCGTTGATAGTTTGGCTAAACACTTGAAAAAAGCCACATTCCCTATTATTAATGCTGATTATGATGTGTCGAAAACGCCTTTGGCTTCTATTGTGAAGCCTTATGTGATTATAAAAAAGGGCGGACTCAAAATCGGAATATTTGGCATGGGAGTCGACCCTCGTCATTTGATAACAACGAATAACTTTACAGGCATTCAGTTTTTGAATCCTATTGAACGGGCAAATGAAATTTCCAAATATCTGAAATTGGAGAAAAAATGTAATGCTGTGATTTGCGTTTCACACTTGGGCACTGACCCGAATGCAGAGTTTTCGGATTGGACGGTCGCTAAGCATTCCCGATATGTCAATTTGATTACTGGTGGCCATTCCCACCAGGTGATCAATACAAAAGTAACGAACGCAGCAGGCGATTCGGTACAAATTATTCAGGACGGCAAATCAGGCATATATATAGGACGCGTAGATATGATATTTAAACGTTAG
- a CDS encoding L-lactate dehydrogenase: MTAKSVNKVAIIGAGFVGATTAYTLMLSGLIPEIVLIDINKDKSEGEVMDLNHGMPFIRPEKVYAGTYNDCKEADIVIITAGANQKQGETRLDLVNRNAKIFKDIIGNVTQFNNHCILLVVANPVDILTYLAYKLSGFPKQKVIGSGTVLDSARFRYAISEHVGIDTRNIHGYIIGEHGDSEVPTWSVTNISGVPLDEYFKANHPDSGKELPKDDIFNQVKNAAYEIIQKKGATYYGVALAVRRIVEAIVRNESSILSVSSYLDGQYGLRDLCLSVPTIVNSDGIKRIVDIPINNEELALLQNSGKALKNIIDQLDI; this comes from the coding sequence ATGACAGCTAAATCAGTTAATAAAGTGGCAATTATCGGGGCCGGATTTGTCGGGGCAACCACAGCTTATACGCTTATGTTGAGTGGTCTGATTCCTGAAATTGTACTTATTGATATCAATAAGGATAAATCCGAAGGCGAAGTGATGGATCTTAATCATGGAATGCCTTTTATCAGGCCTGAAAAAGTGTATGCAGGTACATATAATGATTGCAAGGAAGCAGATATCGTGATTATTACCGCAGGAGCCAATCAAAAACAGGGGGAGACGCGCCTTGACCTGGTGAACCGAAACGCAAAGATTTTTAAAGACATCATTGGAAATGTTACACAATTCAATAACCATTGTATTTTGCTGGTGGTAGCAAATCCGGTAGATATTTTGACGTATCTTGCCTATAAACTTTCAGGATTTCCTAAACAGAAAGTCATTGGATCAGGCACCGTGCTTGATTCGGCGCGGTTTCGTTATGCTATTAGCGAACATGTTGGTATCGACACCCGTAATATTCATGGATATATTATTGGAGAACATGGTGACAGTGAAGTTCCTACCTGGAGTGTTACCAATATTTCCGGTGTGCCGCTGGATGAATATTTTAAGGCAAATCATCCTGATTCAGGTAAAGAATTGCCAAAAGACGACATTTTCAATCAGGTGAAAAATGCTGCTTACGAGATTATACAAAAGAAAGGCGCAACTTATTATGGGGTTGCACTGGCAGTAAGACGTATTGTGGAGGCCATTGTACGAAACGAAAGTTCCATTCTCAGTGTTTCCAGTTATCTGGATGGCCAATATGGGCTTCGGGATCTTTGCTTAAGTGTTCCGACGATTGTGAATAGCGACGGAATTAAACGTATTGTTGACATTCCTATTAACAATGAGGAGCTTGCCCTTTTGCAAAATTCGGGAAAGGCACTGAAGAATATTATCGACCAATTGGATATTTAG
- the tal gene encoding transaldolase — translation MNLLEQLKSFTKVVADTGDFASIEQYKPIDATTNPSLIYAASSDPKYQSLIDDALQYAKRLTQDKEEQVGLALDKLAVNFGLKILEIVPGRVSTEVDARLSFDTERTIDKAHKIIDLYGVAGVSKERVLIKIASTWEGINAAERLEKEGIHCNLTLLFSKTQAIRCADAGVTLISPFVGRILDWHKKSLGVSDIPAPEDPGVLSVTNIFTYYKKFNYPTVVMGASFRNIGEIIELAGCDYLTISPSLLNELQNKQGILVRKLDANHVKLADIERVILNEKIFRWEMNEDAMATEKLAEGIRKFTEDLQKLETRITSMLAK, via the coding sequence ATGAATTTATTGGAACAACTTAAATCCTTCACTAAGGTAGTGGCCGACACTGGTGATTTTGCTTCAATTGAACAGTATAAACCTATTGACGCAACGACCAATCCTTCGTTGATTTATGCGGCATCCTCCGACCCGAAGTATCAATCGTTGATTGATGATGCTTTGCAATATGCTAAAAGGTTGACTCAGGATAAAGAGGAGCAGGTGGGACTTGCTCTGGATAAATTAGCGGTGAACTTTGGCTTAAAAATTCTGGAGATTGTTCCTGGAAGAGTTTCTACAGAAGTAGATGCACGTCTCTCTTTCGATACGGAACGAACCATTGACAAAGCCCATAAAATTATTGATTTATATGGAGTTGCTGGTGTTTCAAAGGAACGCGTACTGATTAAAATTGCCTCTACATGGGAGGGTATCAATGCGGCTGAGCGATTGGAAAAAGAGGGTATTCATTGTAATCTGACTCTGTTATTTTCGAAGACGCAGGCAATTCGGTGTGCTGATGCCGGAGTCACCTTGATTTCACCTTTTGTTGGGCGAATTCTCGATTGGCACAAAAAATCGCTAGGAGTAAGTGATATCCCTGCCCCAGAAGACCCGGGCGTTTTGTCAGTGACGAATATCTTTACTTATTACAAAAAGTTTAATTATCCGACAGTAGTAATGGGAGCCAGTTTCCGAAATATAGGCGAAATTATTGAACTGGCTGGTTGTGATTATCTTACTATTTCGCCATCGTTACTGAATGAATTGCAAAACAAACAAGGAATTTTAGTGCGAAAACTGGATGCCAATCATGTAAAATTGGCTGATATCGAACGGGTGATTCTTAATGAAAAAATCTTTCGTTGGGAGATGAATGAGGATGCAATGGCTACGGAGAAATTGGCCGAAGGTATTCGTAAGTTTACTGAAGATTTGCAGAAACTTGAAACCCGGATTACTTCCATGCTTGCAAAATAA
- a CDS encoding TonB-dependent receptor domain-containing protein encodes MKHLFLVLVCSIIVAVSTQAQTTKSKYLITGQAIDSVSGQTIPYVTCSVVEAKNPKVVIARFAGDGNGVFTGNLKAPGKYTIVISFVGEAPAQRTFTLTPAHPVVDFGKVAMSDNKHLKEVVVVATKPLIKADVDKISYDVQQDPEAKASTALDMLRKVPMVTVDGQDNIQLQGSSNFKIYLNGKPSNLFSNNPSQVLKSFPASMIKNIEVITQPGAKYDAEGVGGIINIVTYQHANTNGYSVTVNGQVSSRKSYGGGVNLAFQSGKFSFSGNYNYSYFMQPHVTTTSTRDVLPINGVIVGYAHAGQVATVNNQTPAQFGSGQLSYSLDSLNLFSLSFDRQYGRQQSSTIAQTIDQDANYSTVFGYDQNSLQHSTWGSTDFGLDYQHTFRKKGENLTASYKFSNTPNNSDYTATNDNLMSLVMPQAGLAKTSSSVNSAYTHENTFQVDFSDPLNKFQTLDMGAKFIRRNNTSYTTDHNIFYVYSSNPPTLTPDSIDHTSFNQNQSILAGYISYSANWKKFGMKIGARYEYTWQNGFFNNIDTLSNFDTNYGVLVPSGAITYTLAPMQTLRLGYNMRIQRPGISFLNPYVNRRDPNYINYGNPSLDPEKSNNITFGYSNFSPTYNISAELSYTFVNNAIEQYSGLLPNSSVQYSTYGNIGHNNQLFLNLFGSYRGLRWLNIYMNGNIEHVNMKSSDQSMQNSGYTGHVFLGGTFMFPADYRLSVGGGANLPQVNLQGSQSSFLFSYMALSKDLLKKRLTLSLVGIALPKQHIYLNTHATYFNQYTDVHIYPPCELRFNVSYRIGSLNAQVKKPKVTINNNDLKNQNQNQQPGSGVDSTPSI; translated from the coding sequence ATGAAACATCTTTTTTTAGTGCTGGTCTGTTCAATCATAGTAGCAGTATCTACACAAGCACAAACCACAAAATCAAAGTATCTTATTACAGGACAAGCTATTGACTCCGTATCTGGGCAAACCATTCCTTATGTAACGTGTTCTGTGGTAGAGGCAAAAAACCCCAAAGTAGTCATTGCAAGATTTGCAGGTGATGGAAACGGCGTGTTCACCGGGAACCTTAAAGCACCTGGGAAATACACCATCGTCATATCATTTGTCGGGGAAGCGCCTGCTCAACGCACATTCACTTTAACTCCTGCACATCCTGTCGTCGATTTTGGCAAAGTTGCGATGAGCGACAATAAACATTTGAAAGAAGTAGTTGTGGTGGCAACTAAACCACTTATTAAAGCAGATGTAGACAAAATATCCTACGATGTCCAACAGGATCCAGAGGCTAAAGCTTCAACTGCGCTCGATATGCTACGAAAGGTTCCTATGGTAACTGTTGACGGGCAAGATAACATCCAGTTACAAGGTTCATCCAACTTTAAAATTTATCTAAATGGGAAGCCGTCAAATCTTTTCTCCAACAATCCATCTCAGGTTTTGAAAAGTTTCCCAGCAAGCATGATCAAAAACATTGAAGTTATCACGCAACCGGGAGCAAAATATGACGCTGAAGGAGTAGGCGGAATCATTAATATCGTAACCTACCAGCATGCCAACACGAATGGTTATTCTGTAACTGTAAACGGACAAGTATCCTCTCGTAAATCCTATGGAGGTGGCGTCAATCTCGCATTCCAAAGCGGAAAATTTAGCTTTTCCGGTAACTACAACTATTCCTATTTCATGCAACCTCACGTAACCACTACCTCAACACGCGATGTATTGCCGATCAATGGAGTCATTGTTGGATATGCACATGCAGGGCAGGTAGCAACGGTAAATAATCAAACTCCGGCCCAGTTTGGCAGTGGTCAGTTAAGCTATTCCTTGGACTCATTGAACCTCTTCTCCTTATCATTCGACCGGCAATATGGCAGGCAACAAAGCTCCACCATAGCGCAGACAATCGATCAGGATGCAAACTATTCAACAGTATTCGGCTATGACCAAAATAGCCTTCAGCACTCCACATGGGGATCAACAGATTTTGGTCTGGACTATCAGCACACATTTCGTAAAAAAGGAGAGAATCTTACAGCTTCGTATAAATTCAGCAATACACCAAACAACAGCGATTACACAGCTACCAATGACAATTTGATGTCTCTGGTAATGCCTCAGGCAGGACTAGCCAAGACCAGCAGTAGTGTGAACAGTGCCTATACGCATGAAAATACTTTCCAGGTTGATTTTAGCGATCCACTCAATAAATTTCAAACATTAGATATGGGGGCAAAATTTATCCGGAGAAATAACACCAGTTATACTACCGATCACAATATTTTCTACGTGTATTCTTCCAATCCTCCTACCCTGACTCCAGATAGTATCGACCATACAAGTTTCAACCAAAACCAATCCATTTTGGCCGGATACATCAGCTACAGTGCAAATTGGAAAAAATTCGGGATGAAGATTGGTGCCCGTTATGAATATACATGGCAAAACGGATTCTTCAACAATATTGATACACTAAGTAATTTTGATACCAATTACGGAGTATTGGTTCCTTCCGGCGCTATCACCTACACACTTGCCCCAATGCAAACTTTACGGTTGGGATACAACATGCGGATTCAACGTCCGGGCATTTCATTTCTGAATCCTTATGTTAACCGACGCGACCCGAATTACATCAATTACGGTAATCCGAGCCTTGATCCAGAAAAAAGCAATAACATAACATTCGGATATTCTAACTTTTCTCCGACTTACAATATCAGTGCTGAATTGAGTTATACTTTTGTCAACAATGCTATCGAACAGTACTCAGGTCTACTGCCAAACAGCTCAGTACAATATTCCACCTATGGTAATATTGGCCACAATAACCAATTGTTCCTGAATTTGTTCGGGAGCTATCGGGGACTGCGCTGGCTAAATATTTATATGAATGGTAACATTGAGCATGTGAACATGAAGAGCAGTGATCAAAGCATGCAAAACAGCGGCTATACTGGACATGTATTTTTGGGTGGAACGTTCATGTTCCCTGCTGATTATCGTTTAAGTGTCGGCGGCGGTGCAAACCTTCCTCAGGTTAATCTCCAAGGAAGCCAGTCTTCATTCTTATTCTCATACATGGCATTATCGAAAGACTTGCTAAAAAAACGGCTTACTTTGTCGCTGGTAGGCATCGCATTGCCCAAACAACATATTTACCTAAACACCCATGCCACCTATTTCAACCAATATACAGACGTGCACATATATCCACCATGTGAATTGCGTTTTAATGTTTCCTACCGCATTGGGAGTTTGAATGCTCAGGTAAAAAAACCGAAGGTAACCATCAATAATAATGATTTGAAAAACCAGAATCAAAACCAACAACCGGGTTCTGGAGTTGATTCTACTCCTAGCATATAG
- a CDS encoding GntR family transcriptional regulator, whose protein sequence is MEFNNNKPIYLQIADYICDKIVNSAWKEEERIPSVRELGADLQVNPNTAMRTYEYLQNKQIIYNKRGIGYFVADNATQSVAQLQREEFFDEQLPRIFKSMHTLDIPFEELQNRYNIFVQNQTK, encoded by the coding sequence ATGGAATTTAACAACAATAAACCGATTTATTTACAGATTGCCGACTATATATGCGACAAGATTGTGAATTCCGCTTGGAAAGAAGAGGAACGCATTCCTTCTGTTCGTGAATTGGGAGCCGATCTTCAAGTAAATCCGAACACGGCCATGCGTACTTATGAATATCTTCAAAACAAGCAGATTATTTACAACAAACGTGGAATTGGATATTTTGTAGCTGATAATGCTACTCAAAGCGTAGCGCAGTTACAACGTGAAGAGTTCTTTGACGAGCAACTTCCACGAATTTTTAAAAGTATGCACACATTGGATATTCCGTTTGAAGAATTACAAAACCGGTACAACATATTCGTGCAAAATCAAACAAAATAA